One window from the genome of [Clostridium] celerecrescens 18A encodes:
- a CDS encoding dihydroxyacetone kinase family protein, producing the protein MNQQELIAMLGRISKIMVENRNYLIELDSVVGDSDLGLTMTDGFQAAYDAVSDGSEPDLGKLLYKAGKTMGNKVPSTMGTLMAAGLMRAGKTLKGTTELSGADVADMFEAYEAGVADLGKAKLGDKTFLDGFHPGVQILKAGVEAGVSLEKAFEEAATAAWDGFEHTTTMIAVHGRAATRGEASRSLKDPGAAVAALIMKAAADI; encoded by the coding sequence ATGAACCAGCAGGAACTGATAGCCATGCTTGGCAGAATAAGTAAGATTATGGTGGAAAACCGAAACTACTTAATTGAACTGGACAGTGTTGTGGGAGACAGTGATCTGGGACTTACGATGACGGATGGATTCCAGGCGGCCTACGACGCGGTTTCGGATGGATCGGAGCCGGATCTGGGCAAGTTATTATACAAGGCAGGAAAGACCATGGGTAATAAGGTCCCTTCAACCATGGGAACGTTGATGGCAGCAGGACTGATGCGTGCCGGGAAGACACTAAAAGGAACGACAGAATTGTCCGGTGCAGATGTTGCTGATATGTTTGAAGCCTATGAAGCAGGTGTTGCTGATCTGGGTAAGGCAAAATTAGGGGATAAAACCTTTTTGGATGGATTTCATCCCGGAGTACAGATACTAAAAGCCGGAGTGGAAGCCGGAGTATCCCTTGAGAAAGCCTTTGAGGAAGCTGCAACAGCTGCATGGGATGGTTTTGAACATACAACGACAATGATAGCCGTTCATGGAAGGGCAGCAACAAGAGGAGAAGCGTCCCGCTCCTTAAAAGATCCCGGGGCTGCTGTGGCAGCTCTTATCATGAAGGCAGCTGCAGACATATAA
- a CDS encoding dihydroxyacetone kinase subunit DhaK: MKKLINVPENYVNEMLEGIYLAHPDYVTYTEGDLRCLVTSNKVEGKVGIATGGGSGHLPLFLGYVGKGMLDGCSVGDVFQSPSAEQMLNVTKRIDSGAGVLYIYGNYNGDIFNFDMAAEMADMEEDIHVESVVAGEDVASPKAASGEKNTRRGVAGIFFVYKCAGAAAAAGKDLQEVKRIAEKAAANVRTMGVALTPCTVPRVGHPGFEIGEDEMEIGMGIHGESGIRRGKLETADEITSEMMEKILEDIPYCAGDEVAVLVNGLGATPLDEQYIVARKVNLILEEKGIKVHRYYVGEYVTSIEMAGLSISLLKMDEELKGYLDAPADTPFFKQGIV, encoded by the coding sequence ATGAAAAAACTGATTAATGTACCGGAAAACTATGTGAATGAGATGCTGGAGGGAATCTACCTTGCTCATCCGGACTATGTTACTTATACGGAAGGTGACTTGCGCTGTCTGGTTACCTCCAATAAGGTAGAGGGAAAAGTAGGGATTGCGACCGGAGGGGGTTCGGGGCATCTTCCTCTGTTTCTGGGTTATGTAGGAAAAGGGATGTTAGACGGCTGTTCGGTGGGAGATGTTTTCCAGTCTCCCAGCGCGGAGCAGATGCTTAATGTAACGAAACGCATTGATTCCGGAGCCGGTGTTCTTTATATTTACGGTAATTATAATGGGGATATCTTTAACTTTGACATGGCCGCAGAGATGGCAGATATGGAAGAGGATATCCATGTGGAAAGCGTTGTTGCAGGGGAAGATGTGGCATCTCCCAAGGCGGCTTCAGGAGAAAAGAACACCAGAAGAGGAGTAGCAGGCATCTTTTTTGTATACAAATGCGCCGGAGCAGCAGCGGCAGCCGGTAAGGATTTACAGGAGGTAAAACGGATTGCAGAGAAAGCGGCTGCCAATGTAAGGACCATGGGAGTGGCACTAACCCCCTGTACAGTACCAAGAGTCGGTCATCCGGGATTTGAGATCGGAGAGGATGAGATGGAAATCGGTATGGGAATCCATGGAGAGTCTGGAATCCGCCGGGGGAAACTGGAAACAGCAGATGAAATCACATCAGAAATGATGGAAAAAATCCTAGAAGATATTCCATACTGCGCCGGAGATGAGGTTGCGGTTCTGGTAAACGGACTGGGAGCTACTCCTCTTGATGAGCAGTATATTGTGGCAAGAAAGGTCAATCTGATTCTGGAAGAGAAGGGAATCAAGGTGCACCGTTATTATGTAGGTGAATATGTAACCTCCATTGAGATGGCAGGCTTATCCATTTCCCTTTTGAAAATGGATGAGGAACTGAAGGGCTATCTGGATGCTCCGGCTGATACACCATTCTTTAAGCAGGGAATTGTCTAA
- a CDS encoding MFS transporter, with product MVVGAYGISQLVLRFPIGLCADSVGRHKYFIMAGAIASGTASVFRVFWCNGTGFLVANFFSGLASAMWISYMVFYTYHFSAGDQQAATSRIVLFNNFGMLLGFLCSTISYHRIGMAGICMLSMCAGLMAFLLSIGIKETAVKPCIHKKRELLSVCNFRHLWLFSFLALIQQGIQLTTAMSFTNQILKELGASDVIVGISSVIYMISSVGFAAFAASGTCSRKGPRFWIPLVFAVVAFYCILVPAAGSIPVLLLLQILPGMSTGILFSFATSEAMRGIPAGSKSTAMGMYQAIYALGMTTFPIFTGALVVRAGIQTGYLLLAGIACLCGIGAVVYYKKIAANHGLDS from the coding sequence ATGGTGGTGGGGGCTTATGGAATTTCCCAATTGGTGTTAAGGTTTCCCATAGGCCTTTGCGCAGATTCTGTTGGCAGACATAAATATTTTATAATGGCAGGAGCGATAGCCTCTGGAACCGCATCTGTTTTCCGGGTATTCTGGTGCAATGGCACAGGTTTTCTGGTTGCCAATTTCTTCTCCGGACTGGCTTCTGCCATGTGGATTTCCTATATGGTGTTCTATACCTATCATTTTTCTGCAGGAGATCAGCAGGCTGCCACCAGCCGGATCGTACTGTTTAATAATTTTGGAATGCTTCTTGGCTTTCTGTGCAGTACAATCAGCTATCATCGCATCGGCATGGCGGGAATCTGCATGTTGAGCATGTGCGCGGGCCTGATGGCTTTTCTTCTTTCAATTGGAATTAAAGAGACGGCTGTTAAACCCTGTATACATAAGAAAAGAGAACTGCTATCTGTCTGCAATTTCAGGCACTTATGGCTGTTCTCTTTCCTGGCTCTGATTCAACAGGGGATCCAGCTGACGACTGCCATGTCGTTTACGAACCAGATATTAAAAGAATTGGGCGCATCGGACGTAATTGTGGGGATATCCTCTGTGATCTACATGATATCATCCGTAGGGTTTGCGGCTTTCGCAGCTTCCGGGACCTGCAGCCGGAAAGGCCCAAGGTTCTGGATTCCGCTGGTTTTTGCTGTTGTGGCTTTCTATTGTATCCTGGTTCCGGCCGCAGGGAGCATACCTGTGCTTTTGCTGCTGCAAATATTACCGGGGATGTCCACTGGTATCTTGTTCTCGTTTGCAACCTCGGAAGCAATGCGCGGCATTCCGGCCGGCAGCAAATCTACGGCCATGGGAATGTACCAGGCTATATATGCACTGGGCATGACAACCTTCCCGATCTTTACCGGGGCGCTGGTCGTCAGAGCAGGTATACAGACCG
- a CDS encoding PTS transporter subunit EIIB: MNYNQIAKDIITNVGGSDNIRGLTHCFTRLRFELRDTKKAKKEVIGQLEGVISVVSSMFTPMVPAIAASGLLKGLLTIARITASNHRQRIYRNGGGGLWNFPIGVKVSHRPLRRFCWQT; encoded by the coding sequence ATGAATTATAATCAAATAGCCAAAGACATTATAACAAATGTCGGCGGTTCTGATAACATAAGGGGACTCACCCATTGTTTTACCAGATTAAGGTTTGAATTAAGAGATACAAAGAAGGCAAAGAAAGAAGTAATTGGACAACTGGAAGGTGTTATCTCCGTAGTTTCCTCCATGTTTACTCCCATGGTTCCGGCGATCGCAGCCTCCGGACTTTTAAAGGGTCTTTTGACCATCGCAAGAATTACTGCCTCCAATCACCGGCAGCGTATTTACCGGAATGGTGGTGGGGGCTTATGGAATTTCCCAATTGGTGTTAAGGTTTCCCATAGGCCTTTGCGCAGATTCTGTTGGCAGACATAA